Proteins from a genomic interval of Kiloniellales bacterium:
- a CDS encoding isoprenylcysteine carboxylmethyltransferase family protein, producing MTTSELARRRGQKVTVIDFTRWFLALFFVGVAAFYTLRILAIIRRTRTSPVFAGHPGSRHWATHFAFRVFRVLILGVCVLRLVWPGLDRYLVTFDALWHPLVLILGQVLLISGFSAVIAIHWYMGQDWRSGTRAEDQTRLITKGPFAVSRNPMMLGVVAAQLGLFLALPSLFTLACLVAGTWAVTAQVGVEERLLLKRFGAEYEAYRGQTPRWLIHH from the coding sequence GTGACCACATCTGAGCTCGCGCGACGACGGGGGCAGAAGGTGACGGTAATTGACTTTACGCGCTGGTTTTTGGCGCTGTTCTTCGTCGGCGTCGCCGCGTTTTATACGCTTCGCATCCTTGCGATCATTCGTCGCACCCGGACCTCTCCGGTGTTCGCCGGTCATCCCGGGTCCCGGCACTGGGCAACCCACTTTGCCTTTCGGGTGTTTCGCGTTTTGATTCTCGGGGTTTGCGTTCTCCGCCTCGTGTGGCCCGGGCTCGACCGATACCTGGTCACCTTCGATGCCTTGTGGCATCCCCTCGTCCTCATCCTCGGCCAGGTCCTCTTGATCTCCGGGTTCTCGGCGGTCATCGCCATTCACTGGTACATGGGGCAGGATTGGCGATCCGGCACGCGCGCCGAGGACCAAACTCGACTGATCACCAAGGGTCCTTTCGCCGTCTCGCGCAACCCGATGATGCTGGGTGTGGTCGCGGCTCAGCTCGGCCTTTTCTTGGCCTTGCCATCGCTTTTCACGCTGGCCTGTCTGGTCGCCGGAACCTGGGCCGTGACGGCGCAGGTAGGCGTGGAGGAACGCTTGCTGTTGAAGCGCTTCGGCGCCGAGTACGAGGCCTACAGAGGCCAAACCCCGCGGTGGCTCATTCACCATTAG
- a CDS encoding DUF4440 domain-containing protein has product MVVTSDTQSIRDIVKANNDRWNAAFNSGDAVAVATLYTTEATVLPHTHDVVTGAESIQGFWKSVIDAGFKDHRIEILDVHVKGDLTYEIAKWAATGPGEDGEPQSFGGSLVNVYERQGDDGWKCCLHIWN; this is encoded by the coding sequence ATGGTGGTGACAAGCGACACTCAGTCCATTCGTGACATCGTCAAGGCCAACAACGACCGTTGGAACGCCGCATTCAACAGTGGCGACGCGGTCGCGGTGGCGACTCTGTATACCACCGAGGCAACGGTCTTGCCGCATACGCACGACGTAGTGACCGGCGCGGAGAGCATTCAAGGGTTTTGGAAATCCGTAATCGACGCCGGTTTCAAGGACCACAGGATCGAGATCCTGGACGTCCACGTCAAAGGCGACCTGACCTACGAGATCGCCAAGTGGGCGGCGACGGGGCCCGGCGAAGACGGCGAGCCGCAGAGCTTCGGGGGAAGCCTGGTGAACGTCTATGAACGCCAGGGCGACGACGGCTGGAAATGCTGCCTGCATATCTGGAACTAG